The Anolis carolinensis isolate JA03-04 chromosome 1, rAnoCar3.1.pri, whole genome shotgun sequence genome window below encodes:
- the six3 gene encoding homeobox protein SIX3 — translation MVFRSPLELYPAHFFLPNFPSEPHPAHHHPHRSLLLASGGGGGATTTGPGGGGGGSGGGGGTGGSSGSSSSSSSRVGPEELSMFQLPTLNFSPEQVASVCETLEETGDIERLGRFLWSLPVAPGACEAINKHESILRARAVVAFHTGNFRDLYHILENHKFTKESHGKLQAMWLEAHYQEAEKLRGRPLGPVDKYRVRKKFPLPRTIWDGEQKTHCFKERTRSLLREWYLQDPYPNPSKKRELAQATGLTPTQVGNWFKNRRQRDRAAAAKNRLQHQAIGQSGMRSLSEPGCPTHSSAESPSTAASPTTSVSSLTERAETGTSILSVTSSDSECDV, via the exons ATGGTGTTCCGATCCCCTCTAGAGCTTTATCCGGCCCACTTCTTCCTGCCCAACTTCCCCAGCGAGCCGCACCCGGCCCACCACCACCCGCACCGCTCGCTCCTGCTGgccagcggcggcggcggaggggcCACCACCACCGGACCTggaggcggaggcggaggctCGGGCGGAGGAGGCGGCACTGGAGGCTCCTCCGGctcctcgtcgtcgtcgtcgtcgcgCGTGGGGCCCGAAGAGCTGTCCATGTTCCAGCTGCCCACGCTCAACTTCTCCCCCGAGCAAGTGGCCAGCGTCTGCGAGACGCTGGAGGAGACGGGCGACATCGAGCGCCTGGGCCGCTTCCTCTGGTCGCTGCCGGTGGCGCCGGGCGCCTGCGAGGCCATCAACAAGCACGAGTCCATCCTGCGGGCCCGGGCCGTGGTGGCCTTCCACACAGGCAACTTCCGCGACCTCTACCACATCCTGGAGAACCACAAGTTCACCAAGGAGTCGCACGGGAAGCTGCAGGCCATGTGGCTCGAGGCCCACTACCAGGAAGCCGAGAAGCTGAGGGGACGGCCGCTGGGCCCCGTCGACAAGTACCGCGTCCGCAAGAAGTTCCCGCTGCCGCGCACCATCTGGGACGGCGAGCAGAAGACCCACTGCTTCAAGGAGCGGACTCGCAGCCTCCTGCGGGAGTGGTACCTCCAGGACCCCTACCCCAACCCCAGCAAGAAGAGGGAGCTGGCCCAGGCCACGGGACTCACCCCCACCCAGGTCGGAAACTGGTTCAAGAACCGCCGGCAGCGCGACCGGGCCGCCGCCGCCAAAAACAG GCTCCAGCACCAGGCCATCGGACAGAGCGGGATGCGGTCCCTGTCGGAGCCGGGCTGCCCGACCCACAGCTCGGCCGAGTCGCCCTCCACGGCGGCCAGCCCCACCACCAGCGTCTCCAGCTTGACCGAAAGAGCCGAGACCGGCACCTCCATCCTCTCGGTAACCTCCAGCGACTCAGAATGTGATGTATGA